GCGAGTTTTGTCGAAGAGACGATTCAGCAAGGCGAGATTATCCGTCTGTTTAACCAGCAAGCGGTAATGAATGAACGCTTCCGGCAAGTTAATACAGATTATCTGGATGCATCTCAGTCGGCGATTTTTTACTCGTCGACGGTGAATCCGACTACCCGCTTTATCAATGCACTAATTTATGCCTTGTTGGCCCTTTTTGGAGTGTGGCGGATAATGAAGGGTAGCTTCACCGTGGGTCAGTTGGCGACTTTCCTTAACTATGCCAACCAATACACGAAGCCCTTTAATGACATATCTAATGTTCTGGCTGAGATTCAAAGTGCTCTAGCCTGCGCTGAGCGCCTGTATGCGATTATTGACCAGCCGGATGAAGCAGAAACCGGCTACTACCTCTACCAAGATGGGGATGTGGATGGCGCGGTGGCCTTTAACCAAGCTAGTTTCAGCTATCAGCCGGATAAGCCTCTGATTGAGCGTTTGACCTTGTCAATTCAACCCGGTCAAACCGTGGCCATTGTTGGGCCTACCGGAGCCGGCAAATCGACGATGATTAACTTATTGATGCGCTTTTATGACTTGGATGGTGGCCAAATTCTTATTGACGGTGAGCCGGCCACGGATTATACGCGTGACGCTGTACGTAGTCAGTTCGGCATGGTTCTGCAAGAAACGTGGCTTAAGACAGGAACCATCCACGAGAATATTGCCTACGGCTATCCGCAAGCAAGTCGCGAAGAAGTGGTCGCTGCGGCTCGCTCAGCCCACGCTGACCACTTTATTAGCCTCCTTCCAGAGGGCTATGATACTAAGGTGGGTGAGGGTGGCGTGCAACTATCCACGGGTCAAGAACAACTTCTGGCGATTGCCCGCATCTTCGTCCGCTTGCCGAATATGCTAATTCTGGACGAGGCCACGTCGTCGATTGATACGCGGACGGAAATTTTCATCCAAGATGCCTTTGATGCTTTAATGGAAGGGCGGACTAGCTTTATCATTGCCCACCGCCTCTCAACGATTCAGAATGCAGACGTCATCCTCGTGATGAATCAAGGTCGTATTGTTGAACAGGGCAATCATGAAGCATTAATGCAATCGCGTGGTTTCTACTACCGCATGCAAGTGGCCCAGGATGCAATTGCTTAGGCATTGGAGGGGGGGTCTGCTATGCTTTATTTGCAGATGCTCCCTATAGCGGTGACAGATGAGAATATTTTTTTGCTAGAAGTTTGCAAGTGAGAATTTAGGAGGAATCGATATGGCAATTAGTAATGCACTCGGCTGGACTTTTACGAGCGAATTGAACAAGGTGCCCCAGGAATTGACCGAGCTTCTTATTGAAGGTGAAAGAATTCATGCTGCTTATAAGACTGTCCGCGATATTGCAGTCTTTACGAACAAACGGCTTATTGTGATGGACTCTCAAGGCTTAACCGGTCGCAAAAAAGAGATTTACAGCTTGCCCTATAGTGCCATTAATATGTGGTCGACTGAAAACGCTGGGACGATAGACTTAAACTCTGAAGTGCAACTTTGGACCCGGGCCGGTGAGGTGAAGATTAATCTGCACCGTGGCGTTGATCCGCGTAAACTTGACCGGGTACTGGCGGAAGCCTGCCTGAAATAAATAGATGAATTGACTGGAATAAAGAGACTCCCTTGAGGAGTCTTTTTTGCATGGAGTGGCTTGTTCTTTGAGCGGAGCTAGAATGGCGCTGGTGGCAGCTGGGCAGTCGTGAAATGTGTGCATGCACGGTTTTAAAACTCAACCTAAAGCGGAACAGGAGACTACCGGAATAGTTAGGTAGTCCGTGCTATGCTAGCGACTTTACGCACTCCTTGTTGGTAGTTAGCGCCTTGTACTGCATAGGTTATAAGGCTTTTGGGGGAAAGTGGGAAATTGAGATTTTGGCGTGTTATATTGGGGTGAGGTGTGTTATAATGGTGAGGTGTTTAAAATGACCTTTGGGTCTTAGTAGAAAGAAAGTAGGTTAAGTGATGAAACAACCGAAAGAGGGTGAATTCATCACTATTAAGGGTTATAAGCATGATGGCTCTTTGCATCGGACTTGGAAGGATAATATGGTCCTGAAGACGAGCGAGCAATCGATTATTGCCTGTAACGACCATACCTTAGTCACAGAATCGGATGGACGACGCTGGGTGACACGTGAAGTGGCCTTGCTGTACTATCATAAGCATTTCTGGTTTAATGTGGTCTGCATGTTGCGTAAGCGGGGAGTTACCTATTATTGTAACTTAGCTTCGCCATATGTAATGGACCAGGAAGCTTTGAAATATATCGATTATGACTTGGATATTAAAGTGTTTCCAGATGGTGAGAAGCGTTTGTTAGATTTGGATGAGTATGAAATTCATGGACGGCGTTATCATTATTCTGATGAAATTGATCGAATTATTAAGTATCAAATCCAAGAACTCGTTCGTTGGATTGAAGAGGAGAAAGGGCCTTTCTCGCCTCATTTCATTGATATTTGGTATGAGCGTTATTGTCAATTGAGCCATCAATATAAGCAAAAGCATAACTAAATAGTAGTGAATTCGCTAACGGCTATCAAGCAACTGAGAGCCTCGCGTCTCATCCAGCTTATGGCCATGCTTTTTTTGAGGGACAACCATTCTTTGGTTGTGCCTTTTTATTTTGACGTTAACATAATATTATGAAAAAATTGACATTGCATTCATGTCTAGTTTAAAGGTGAGAGTTCGCTTAAAAATACGTGAATATGCCCACAACTGATTATAGGTATGATACAATACTTTAGATGAACAAGAGTATATATAGCGATGTGATATGCAATTTTTGTCTCGGTAATGAAATATTTAGGACGAGTGCATCGCTAGCGTTACAAGAAGCAGAATGGAAATGAGCCATCCAAAGTAGATGAAGGGCTATGCTTGGTTTAGCAGGTAGAAATGTTAAACTATGCATAAGGGTGCCCGGCAAACAAGCATATGCGCGTTATAGAGGGAGAAGGGGAGCTATTCATGCGTTATCAACAACCAGAAGTCCTGCCCAATCATCGGCGGATTATACGAAATAGAGAAGTGATTGAACGCTATAGTCGCGAGGATTATGTTACTTTATTTAAGCAATATCATGGGCAACTCGGCGCTATTTACACAGAGGAAGGCACCGAGTTCAAGCTATGGGCACCGACGGCTTCACAGGTGGAATTATTAATTTATGAAAGCAATTATGGTCCCTTGGTTGAAAGCTATGTTATGGAAAAATCAGAAACCGAAGCGCTTTGGAGTTATTATTTACCCGGTGATCAACACGGTCTGACTTATCGTTACCGCTTGATTTTTGTTGGGGGGATGGTTAATACTTCAGTCGATCCTTATAGTAAGGCTGTTACCGTTAATGGGGCGCGCTCAGTGGTTTTAAATCTTGAGAAGACGAATCCTGAAGGTTGGGGCGAGCGGATGGCCCCGTTTGAAGATCAGTCTCAAGCAATCATTTATGAAGCCCATGTGCGGGACTTTACGGTGTCCAATTCGAGCTCCATTATTAATAAGGGGAAATTCCTTGGTGTCATTGAAGAAGGGGCTGTGAACGATTACGGATCGCCAGCAGGCTTGGATTACTTGAAGGAGTTAGGTGTAACCCACGTTGAGTTCTTGCCAATGTTTGACTTTCAGACAGTTGATGAGACCGTCTATAAGCCGACCCAGTATAATTGGGGCTATGATCCGCTGAATTACAATGCGCCGGAAGGCTCCTATGCAACGGATGCCTATAATCCTGAAGTGCGTATTCGTGAATTGAAGGCAATGATTAAGAAACTCCATGATGCGGGTATTCGGGTCATAATGGATGTGGTCTACAATCATGTCTATGAAGTTGAACAACATAGCCTGCACTTAACGGTACCGGGTTATTTCTTCCGCTACAATGAGGAGGGTGAATTTACCAATGGTACTGGTGTTGGTAATGATACCGCTTCTGAACGACCGATGTTCCGCAAATATATTGTCGACAGTGTGACGTATTGGGCAGAAGAGTTCCATATTGACGGTTTTCGTTTCGACCTTATGGGCATTCACGACATTGTGACCATGAATGAGGTACGTAAGTCCTTGGATGAAATTGATCCAACGATTATGCTTTTTGGTGAGGGCTGGAATTTATATACGCCGCTAGCTGAACATGAAGTTGCCAATCAGAATAATGCTCATGTCATGCCACGGATTGGCCAATTTAATGATGGCATCCGTGAGGCCTTGAAGGGGAATGACTTCGACCCGCAAGCACGTGGCTTTATTAACGGTGCTTGGTATATGGAGCAGAGTTTGATATCCAACTTCATGGCGGCTTTGGACTTGCGGAGTTACATTGAGCCGACCCAGCTGATTCAATACGTTGAAGCGCACGATAACTATACGCTTTATGACCGACTGAAGGCGGCCGATCCAGGCTTAGATGAGGAGACTATTGTTAAACGTCACGAGCTGGCTAGTACCATTATTCTTCTAGCCCAGGGCATTCCTTTCATTCATGCCGGCCAGGAGTTTCTCCGGAGTAAACAAGGCGTCCGCGACAGCTACAATTCGCCGGACCATATTAACGAAATCGACTGGAATCGCCAGGAGACTTATCGCCATTCGGTTAACTTGGTCAAAAATTTGATTCAGTTACGTAAGCAAGAGCCGCTCTTGCATCTATCAAGCTATGAAGATATTCGCCAAGTTATGGATGTGAAGAACAATGCTTTCCAACTAGTCGTTTTGACCTACCGAAGTGAGGATTATAATTTGTTGATTGCCTTTAATGCGCGCGAATCAGCTGCCCCGGTACACTTGGAAGAAGGTCGCTATATTTATAAATTGTATGATGGGCAGGTTTTCTTGGACGATGAACACGAAGTGGAGGATAGCCATACGATTTACGTGCCGCCGTATACCGGTATGGTCTTGAAACAATTTACACATTAAGCGAAGAATCTACAGCAGGTTGGTGAGGGATTTCACGGACCTGCTTTTTTTCTTACTACAACATAAAGCTCCCTGTTTTATACAGCACAAGAAATAAACTCTCCTGAAAAATGGGTCGCATCAACGTTCAGTCATAATTATATTCATTGAGATGTATATTTTTGAGGGGAGACGAGTATAAAAGCAGCTTAGGTGGGGGCAGATTGACCTTGGTAGCTAGATAGCGTGAGAAGTGGGTTATTTGTGGGTGTGCCGTTCACTGATATGA
This region of Suicoccus acidiformans genomic DNA includes:
- a CDS encoding ABC transporter ATP-binding protein codes for the protein MKQSNTLSRLIRDVSQPLWSVCLALLGTGLQVGLTIYMPVLIGRALDQTIAAGQVNFTALVAILQEMALVMLANALVQLLNPLIYNRLVYRAIERLRNQVLSKIHRLPLSYLDQRATGELVSRVTTDTEQLADGLLMVFNQFFVGILTILVTIVTMARLDWLMMLLVVLLTPISLFVSRFIANRSYQYFQLQTQYRGEHASFVEETIQQGEIIRLFNQQAVMNERFRQVNTDYLDASQSAIFYSSTVNPTTRFINALIYALLALFGVWRIMKGSFTVGQLATFLNYANQYTKPFNDISNVLAEIQSALACAERLYAIIDQPDEAETGYYLYQDGDVDGAVAFNQASFSYQPDKPLIERLTLSIQPGQTVAIVGPTGAGKSTMINLLMRFYDLDGGQILIDGEPATDYTRDAVRSQFGMVLQETWLKTGTIHENIAYGYPQASREEVVAAARSAHADHFISLLPEGYDTKVGEGGVQLSTGQEQLLAIARIFVRLPNMLILDEATSSIDTRTEIFIQDAFDALMEGRTSFIIAHRLSTIQNADVILVMNQGRIVEQGNHEALMQSRGFYYRMQVAQDAIA
- a CDS encoding PH domain-containing protein, encoding MAISNALGWTFTSELNKVPQELTELLIEGERIHAAYKTVRDIAVFTNKRLIVMDSQGLTGRKKEIYSLPYSAINMWSTENAGTIDLNSEVQLWTRAGEVKINLHRGVDPRKLDRVLAEACLK
- a CDS encoding DUF402 domain-containing protein, encoding MKQPKEGEFITIKGYKHDGSLHRTWKDNMVLKTSEQSIIACNDHTLVTESDGRRWVTREVALLYYHKHFWFNVVCMLRKRGVTYYCNLASPYVMDQEALKYIDYDLDIKVFPDGEKRLLDLDEYEIHGRRYHYSDEIDRIIKYQIQELVRWIEEEKGPFSPHFIDIWYERYCQLSHQYKQKHN
- the pulA gene encoding type I pullulanase yields the protein MRYQQPEVLPNHRRIIRNREVIERYSREDYVTLFKQYHGQLGAIYTEEGTEFKLWAPTASQVELLIYESNYGPLVESYVMEKSETEALWSYYLPGDQHGLTYRYRLIFVGGMVNTSVDPYSKAVTVNGARSVVLNLEKTNPEGWGERMAPFEDQSQAIIYEAHVRDFTVSNSSSIINKGKFLGVIEEGAVNDYGSPAGLDYLKELGVTHVEFLPMFDFQTVDETVYKPTQYNWGYDPLNYNAPEGSYATDAYNPEVRIRELKAMIKKLHDAGIRVIMDVVYNHVYEVEQHSLHLTVPGYFFRYNEEGEFTNGTGVGNDTASERPMFRKYIVDSVTYWAEEFHIDGFRFDLMGIHDIVTMNEVRKSLDEIDPTIMLFGEGWNLYTPLAEHEVANQNNAHVMPRIGQFNDGIREALKGNDFDPQARGFINGAWYMEQSLISNFMAALDLRSYIEPTQLIQYVEAHDNYTLYDRLKAADPGLDEETIVKRHELASTIILLAQGIPFIHAGQEFLRSKQGVRDSYNSPDHINEIDWNRQETYRHSVNLVKNLIQLRKQEPLLHLSSYEDIRQVMDVKNNAFQLVVLTYRSEDYNLLIAFNARESAAPVHLEEGRYIYKLYDGQVFLDDEHEVEDSHTIYVPPYTGMVLKQFTH